In Sphingopyxis sp. 113P3, one DNA window encodes the following:
- a CDS encoding helix-turn-helix domain-containing protein codes for MIDNAIEFGAAVASARKTLGLTQRELALAINSGERFIVDLEAGKPTAQLGKALAAARAVGLRLTATGISPA; via the coding sequence ATGATCGACAACGCAATCGAATTCGGCGCAGCCGTCGCATCCGCTCGCAAGACCCTTGGCCTTACCCAGCGGGAGCTGGCGCTCGCAATCAACAGCGGCGAACGCTTCATTGTCGATCTGGAAGCAGGAAAGCCCACTGCGCAACTCGGTAAGGCCCTCGCCGCCGCTAGGGCTGTCGGCTTGCGGCTCACCGCAACCGGCATTTCGCCGGCCTAA
- a CDS encoding DUF2384 domain-containing protein encodes MSIARAQYDEDEKLAMVRAATALVARWGVPDETVARLVNGEGRAAVLLGIHRALQCIFADGDRATRWIIAPWFRFKGGTQ; translated from the coding sequence ATGTCGATCGCCAGAGCTCAATATGACGAAGATGAAAAGCTGGCGATGGTGCGAGCGGCCACTGCATTGGTCGCGCGCTGGGGCGTTCCCGACGAAACGGTCGCGCGGCTGGTCAATGGCGAGGGGCGGGCTGCGGTGCTGCTAGGCATTCATCGCGCATTGCAATGCATATTCGCTGATGGCGATAGAGCCACGCGGTGGATAATCGCTCCATGGTTTCGGTTTAAAGGAGGGACTCAATAA
- a CDS encoding S9 family peptidase: MNKLGLLGMAGTVLALALSSPAAVAQDRPVPVRGTASSAGTSLSLDELYRYKSLIGTTPEGYAWSADGSTVLFLWNDEGYSFRDIWSYSVKTGKKVRLTRLGEDSKPEAEAKGITQAVALDKGRIAFTLGGQLHIREANGTIAKVETDKQAIRKLAVSPDGTRLAFISGNPVDPRNRVTLGGVLWVRDIGAKAPNAARRVAGDEDPKVYIEDFQWAADAKAIAFKQSDDRATPERDIFYYAKGELQNNRVIRPFPGDETTRTTIGVVTLASGETRFYERPDAKHHVWDYGISSDGKRLFVSGSDMEAKEHTIYVYDVASGARETFYQLREPKHLRPDWQVAWAPGDDGLIILTDRDGWLHLYHQRAAGGTPRQITSGKWEVESFTVDRKAGQLYFTANESRLADRQIYRVPVAGGNIQRISGAAAGTHQPVFSPDFRHVADWYSNDTTPPELYLVDTTKPGRATQVTKSPQPEFYQQTWADIGYAEFPSHVDGTNLLARISLPANYDPSKRYPVIVGSVYSDAVRNQWGGRRAHPTWGIDQYFVAQGYIVLNVNVRGSWGQGRDHNQTQYHSYGETDINDLESGVRYLVAKGYADPKRIGIWGSSYGGLMTIMSLSKKPGVYAAGIAGAPATNVWHAYPSQMWIMGPPEGADMPARYEAQSALYQAKGIRDPLMIIHGTRDPVVLYSDTIALAEQMIQREQMFELVTLPGGNHAWASDNLPQARFAFKKMVDFLDRHVKNRE; this comes from the coding sequence ATGAACAAACTGGGTCTGTTGGGAATGGCCGGCACCGTGCTGGCGCTCGCGCTGTCATCGCCCGCCGCGGTTGCGCAGGATCGGCCCGTGCCGGTTCGGGGCACCGCGAGTTCGGCCGGAACGTCGCTGTCGCTCGACGAGCTCTACCGGTACAAGAGCCTGATCGGTACGACGCCCGAAGGCTATGCCTGGTCGGCCGACGGCAGCACCGTGCTCTTCCTCTGGAACGACGAAGGCTACAGCTTCCGCGACATCTGGTCCTATTCGGTAAAGACCGGAAAAAAGGTTCGCCTGACGCGGCTTGGTGAAGACAGCAAGCCCGAGGCCGAGGCGAAGGGGATCACCCAGGCGGTCGCACTCGACAAGGGGCGCATCGCCTTCACTCTCGGTGGCCAACTTCATATCCGCGAGGCGAACGGAACGATCGCGAAGGTCGAGACCGACAAGCAGGCGATCCGCAAGCTTGCGGTGTCGCCCGACGGGACCCGGCTCGCCTTCATCTCGGGCAACCCGGTTGACCCCCGAAACCGGGTGACGCTGGGCGGGGTGCTTTGGGTGCGTGATATTGGGGCAAAGGCGCCCAACGCTGCGCGCCGGGTTGCAGGTGACGAGGACCCCAAGGTTTATATCGAGGATTTCCAATGGGCCGCGGATGCCAAGGCGATCGCCTTCAAGCAGTCCGACGATCGTGCCACGCCCGAGCGCGATATCTTCTACTATGCCAAGGGTGAACTGCAGAACAACCGCGTGATCCGGCCATTTCCGGGCGACGAGACGACCAGGACGACGATCGGCGTCGTGACGCTGGCGTCGGGCGAAACGCGCTTTTACGAACGCCCCGATGCAAAGCATCACGTGTGGGATTACGGCATTTCGAGCGATGGCAAGCGCCTCTTCGTTAGCGGATCCGACATGGAGGCCAAGGAGCACACAATCTACGTCTATGACGTGGCAAGCGGTGCGCGCGAGACCTTCTACCAGCTCCGCGAACCCAAGCATCTGCGTCCCGACTGGCAAGTCGCGTGGGCGCCGGGTGACGACGGCCTGATCATCCTGACCGATCGGGACGGCTGGCTGCACCTCTATCACCAGCGCGCGGCAGGCGGAACGCCCCGCCAGATTACGAGCGGCAAGTGGGAGGTCGAAAGCTTCACGGTCGATCGCAAGGCTGGCCAGCTCTATTTCACCGCGAACGAGTCCCGCCTTGCTGACCGCCAAATCTACCGTGTACCGGTTGCAGGCGGAAATATTCAGCGGATCAGCGGCGCGGCGGCCGGCACGCACCAGCCTGTCTTTTCACCTGATTTCCGGCACGTCGCTGACTGGTACAGCAACGACACGACCCCGCCCGAACTTTATCTAGTCGATACGACGAAGCCGGGGCGGGCAACGCAGGTGACCAAGTCGCCCCAGCCTGAATTCTATCAGCAGACGTGGGCGGATATCGGATACGCCGAATTCCCGAGCCATGTCGACGGGACAAATCTCCTCGCGCGTATCAGCCTGCCGGCCAATTACGATCCTTCCAAACGTTATCCGGTCATCGTCGGGTCGGTCTATTCAGATGCCGTGCGCAACCAATGGGGCGGGCGGCGCGCACACCCGACGTGGGGGATCGACCAATATTTCGTCGCGCAGGGCTATATTGTGCTCAACGTCAATGTGCGAGGATCGTGGGGGCAGGGCCGCGATCACAACCAGACGCAATATCACAGCTATGGTGAAACCGACATCAACGACCTCGAGAGCGGGGTGCGCTACCTGGTCGCCAAGGGTTACGCCGACCCGAAGCGTATCGGCATCTGGGGGTCGAGCTATGGCGGGCTGATGACGATCATGTCATTGTCGAAGAAGCCGGGCGTCTATGCCGCCGGGATCGCGGGTGCGCCGGCGACGAACGTGTGGCACGCCTACCCGTCGCAGATGTGGATCATGGGGCCGCCCGAGGGCGCCGACATGCCCGCGCGCTACGAGGCGCAGTCGGCGCTCTACCAGGCGAAGGGGATCAGGGATCCCTTGATGATCATCCACGGGACGCGCGATCCTGTGGTGCTCTATTCGGACACGATCGCGCTTGCCGAGCAGATGATCCAGCGCGAGCAGATGTTCGAACTGGTAACGCTGCCGGGCGGTAATCACGCCTGGGCAAGCGACAATCTTCCGCAAGCTCGCTTCGCGTTCAAGAAAATGGTCGATTTCTTGGACCGCCATGTGAAGAACCGGGAATAG
- a CDS encoding DUF885 family protein, translated as MSKAFVVAITALIAGTTSLTPFAAARATEQVSLLQATPPDGQGSYEELVTLFTAFNEWKTPKAIDGIVNYSPAAVEKRRAELKAFQAKLADFAVARWDRHKQVDYLAVRAQMDLADFTLNVTKPWARDPGMYVDELQRLAYTDVPLKGEALKSFRARLRTIPGYLAQARINLDSVAADYADLAIHSLSHGDGVGHGMPYRPVEPEGLIGWFADLHARAAKQQPALVPDIEAAEQAIISFRDWLVSARPAMTAPAGVGKAAYDWFLTNVRLMPYDSDEIVTLAERELARHWANYTTERHRNRNLPELELPGSAEEYEAQLAGTDAKIRKWLSDEEIITIPDYIPATYQEVGFNAPWIVRPNGPMFWEQVQFRDASPDHLHATFPGHRFDGMTGKRVSHPIRRHISDSGRTEGWGFYLEESALQLGLFDDRPRTRELIYIFGLFRAARTIGDVKMQRNEMTVDETMNFWKEWTPYLDDNVARVDAGIYIRRPPGYGMTYTIGAMQLQKLLVDRKRQLGDKFSIKDYHDYLMNTGRLPVSLLRYDLTGYDDEIKKLWRHQPLSTVISHKP; from the coding sequence ATGAGCAAGGCATTCGTCGTGGCGATCACCGCCCTGATCGCGGGCACTACCAGCCTTACCCCGTTCGCGGCGGCCCGCGCGACGGAGCAGGTCTCGCTTCTGCAGGCTACGCCGCCCGATGGCCAGGGCAGCTACGAGGAGTTGGTCACGCTGTTTACCGCCTTTAATGAGTGGAAAACACCAAAGGCGATCGACGGCATAGTCAACTATAGCCCCGCCGCCGTCGAAAAGCGCCGTGCCGAACTTAAGGCCTTCCAGGCGAAACTAGCCGATTTCGCGGTCGCGCGCTGGGATCGACACAAGCAGGTCGACTACCTGGCCGTCCGCGCACAAATGGACCTTGCCGACTTTACACTGAATGTCACCAAGCCCTGGGCACGCGATCCGGGCATGTATGTCGACGAGCTTCAACGACTTGCCTACACTGACGTGCCGCTCAAGGGGGAGGCCCTTAAATCCTTCCGTGCTCGGCTGCGGACAATCCCGGGCTATCTCGCTCAGGCCCGCATCAACCTCGACTCGGTTGCCGCCGACTATGCCGATCTCGCAATCCACAGCCTGTCGCACGGCGACGGCGTCGGCCACGGCATGCCCTACCGCCCCGTCGAACCTGAAGGCTTGATCGGCTGGTTCGCCGACCTGCACGCACGCGCCGCGAAGCAGCAGCCCGCGTTGGTGCCGGATATCGAGGCTGCGGAGCAGGCTATCATCAGCTTCCGCGACTGGCTGGTCAGCGCGCGCCCCGCCATGACCGCGCCCGCCGGTGTCGGCAAGGCTGCCTATGACTGGTTCCTGACCAACGTCCGGCTAATGCCTTATGACTCTGACGAGATTGTCACGCTCGCCGAGCGCGAGCTCGCGAGGCACTGGGCGAATTACACGACCGAGCGCCACCGCAACCGCAATCTGCCCGAACTCGAACTGCCCGGATCGGCTGAGGAGTATGAAGCGCAACTCGCCGGCACGGACGCCAAGATCCGCAAATGGTTGAGCGATGAAGAGATCATCACCATTCCAGACTATATTCCAGCGACCTACCAGGAAGTCGGCTTCAACGCGCCTTGGATTGTCCGCCCGAACGGACCGATGTTCTGGGAACAGGTCCAGTTCCGCGACGCCTCGCCCGACCATCTTCACGCGACTTTCCCCGGCCACCGGTTCGACGGTATGACCGGCAAGCGGGTTTCGCACCCGATCCGCCGCCATATCAGTGACAGCGGCCGGACCGAAGGCTGGGGCTTCTACCTGGAGGAAAGCGCGCTCCAGCTGGGGCTGTTCGACGACCGTCCGCGCACGCGCGAGCTCATCTACATCTTCGGACTCTTCCGCGCTGCCCGTACGATCGGCGACGTCAAGATGCAGCGCAACGAGATGACCGTCGATGAGACCATGAACTTCTGGAAGGAGTGGACCCCCTATCTCGATGACAATGTCGCGCGCGTTGACGCGGGCATCTATATCCGGCGCCCGCCCGGTTACGGCATGACCTACACGATTGGAGCGATGCAGCTTCAAAAGCTGCTCGTAGATCGCAAGCGCCAGCTCGGCGACAAATTCTCGATCAAGGACTACCACGACTATCTTATGAACACCGGCCGCCTGCCGGTATCTCTGCTGCGCTATGACCTCACCGGCTACGACGACGAAATCAAAAAGCTATGGCGCCACCAGCCGCTGTCCACAGTAATCAGTCACAAACCCTAG
- a CDS encoding DUF885 family protein: MLRRAISVLVGGAALLSAPNAAAQAEVQRLGAEFWAWRAETQPATSDDIPRIVRPQRWTPDWSPAAVAAQQKRLAAFEVEWKALAGKPRTAEERVDYRLVGSALSRVRWELDHVAAWRRQPHFYVAQALNPIFEVLLPPPPLERARIDDVIRLLGNAPAILAAGRANLTDMRGPFVDAALHQMAEVPASLDGMVAGIDPHASPAQRERLKAARDKAVAAFADFGTFLKGKRAGLSETTAVGRDSYRYFLSSVALYPYSPEDLLVMGRQEWARSVLFEELERSRNAGVADLPIGSSIDRVTAKLNADELKVRDFLREKNLLTVPEWAGHYKAQPFPAYLAPIAWLGRTFDLTSQARVGQDATVYLPEPSPKLGYFNLSIARDPRPIIVHEGVPGHFFQLTLGWKHSNPLRRHYYDSGANEGTGFYAEEMMLQAGLWADAPKTREIIYNFARLRALRVEVDVKLALGEFSISEAADYLEKMVPMDRATAEEEAVFFAASPGQAISYQIGKMQTAEFLAEARVREGETFDLKRFHDYLWQNGNVPIALQKEEYLEMVSGK; encoded by the coding sequence ATGCTGCGCCGGGCGATCTCAGTGCTGGTCGGCGGTGCTGCCCTCCTGTCGGCGCCAAATGCGGCCGCGCAAGCCGAAGTTCAGCGGCTCGGCGCCGAATTCTGGGCGTGGCGTGCAGAGACGCAGCCCGCAACGAGCGACGATATTCCGCGCATCGTCCGGCCGCAGCGCTGGACACCCGACTGGTCGCCCGCGGCAGTCGCGGCACAGCAGAAGCGGCTCGCGGCGTTCGAAGTGGAATGGAAGGCGCTGGCGGGCAAGCCGCGAACTGCCGAAGAGAGGGTCGATTACCGTCTTGTGGGGTCAGCGCTGTCGCGCGTGCGCTGGGAGCTCGACCATGTCGCCGCCTGGCGCCGGCAACCGCATTTCTATGTCGCACAGGCGCTGAACCCGATTTTCGAGGTGTTGCTGCCGCCACCGCCGCTTGAACGCGCACGGATCGATGATGTGATCCGGCTGCTCGGCAACGCACCCGCGATCCTCGCGGCGGGCAGGGCCAACCTCACCGACATGCGCGGCCCCTTCGTCGACGCAGCGCTCCATCAAATGGCGGAGGTGCCCGCCAGCCTCGACGGCATGGTCGCAGGAATCGATCCGCACGCGAGCCCCGCGCAGCGGGAACGATTGAAGGCTGCGAGAGACAAGGCAGTCGCAGCGTTTGCCGACTTCGGCACCTTTTTGAAAGGGAAGCGCGCGGGGCTTTCCGAAACCACTGCGGTAGGGCGCGATTCCTACCGCTATTTCCTCAGCAGCGTAGCGCTCTATCCTTATTCGCCGGAAGATCTGCTCGTGATGGGACGGCAGGAATGGGCGCGTTCCGTGTTGTTCGAAGAGCTTGAGCGCAGCCGGAATGCAGGCGTCGCCGACTTGCCGATCGGCAGCTCGATCGATCGGGTGACTGCAAAGCTCAACGCCGATGAGCTCAAGGTGCGCGACTTCCTGCGGGAGAAGAATCTGCTGACCGTCCCCGAGTGGGCGGGGCATTACAAGGCGCAGCCGTTCCCCGCCTATCTCGCACCGATCGCCTGGCTCGGGCGCACCTTCGACCTGACCAGCCAGGCTCGAGTTGGACAGGATGCGACGGTCTACCTTCCAGAACCGTCGCCGAAGCTCGGTTATTTCAACCTCTCGATCGCCCGGGACCCCCGGCCAATCATCGTCCACGAGGGCGTGCCGGGGCATTTCTTCCAGCTCACGCTCGGCTGGAAACATTCGAACCCGCTACGCCGCCATTATTACGACAGCGGAGCGAACGAGGGCACGGGTTTCTACGCCGAAGAAATGATGTTGCAGGCGGGACTGTGGGCCGACGCGCCCAAGACGCGCGAGATCATCTATAATTTCGCGCGGCTGCGCGCGCTGCGCGTCGAAGTGGACGTCAAGCTCGCACTCGGCGAGTTCAGTATCTCCGAGGCGGCCGACTATTTGGAAAAGATGGTGCCGATGGACCGCGCGACGGCAGAGGAGGAGGCGGTCTTCTTCGCGGCATCGCCGGGGCAGGCGATCAGTTACCAGATTGGCAAGATGCAGACCGCGGAATTCCTTGCCGAGGCCCGCGTGCGCGAGGGCGAGACGTTCGATCTCAAGCGCTTTCACGATTATCTCTGGCAGAACGGCAACGTTCCCATCGCGCTCCAAAAAGAGGAGTATCTGGAAATGGTGAGCGGAAAATAG
- a CDS encoding type II toxin-antitoxin system HipA family toxin → MDLPVHYEDRLVATISADAQATRLAYADAWGSSADSFPVSLAMPIRPEPYEGEQVLPWLMNLLPEGEPLRAMTRALGAAPGDALGLIAQTGNDLAGALSIAPQQPRGEPGYRPIPDDGALERIVEELPARPFLVGEDGVSMSLAGAQEKLPVTVIEGQLAVPINGAPSTHILKPDNPRLPGSVQNEALCMVLARRIGLNVAPVTAGIAGQRSYLLVERYDRAGIGSNVRRLHQEDFCQALGRPPAAKYEFNGTGTRGPSIADMFALVRQHMTARDITRLLDAMIFNIAIGNVDSHAKNYSILLGPGAPQLAPLYDLMSGLAWTNITQNHAQAIGGQRRGRHIYGRHWWRMAEAAGLAARGTVQRVEQVTARLLRELHAAVEEVAAMPAGSSMLKVFAKEIEERATEVKAHAGQEGVPEVSGGVDEAPSLGGSAYDQ, encoded by the coding sequence GTGGATCTTCCGGTTCACTACGAAGACCGCTTGGTCGCTACGATCAGCGCCGACGCGCAGGCCACCCGCCTTGCCTATGCGGATGCCTGGGGTTCATCCGCTGACAGCTTCCCGGTCTCGCTGGCGATGCCGATCCGGCCAGAGCCCTATGAGGGTGAACAGGTTCTTCCCTGGCTGATGAACCTTCTACCGGAAGGCGAACCGCTGCGCGCGATGACGCGGGCGCTCGGCGCGGCACCGGGGGACGCACTCGGCCTGATCGCGCAGACCGGCAATGATCTGGCAGGCGCGCTCAGTATCGCGCCGCAGCAACCGCGCGGCGAGCCCGGCTATCGTCCGATCCCGGATGACGGTGCACTTGAACGTATCGTCGAGGAACTGCCCGCGCGGCCATTCCTGGTGGGCGAAGACGGCGTCTCGATGAGTCTTGCCGGCGCACAGGAAAAGCTGCCGGTGACCGTCATAGAAGGCCAGCTTGCGGTGCCGATCAACGGCGCGCCGTCGACGCACATCCTCAAGCCCGACAATCCACGACTGCCCGGCAGCGTCCAAAATGAAGCGCTCTGCATGGTTCTCGCCCGCCGGATCGGGCTCAATGTCGCGCCGGTGACGGCAGGCATAGCAGGGCAACGCAGCTACCTGCTTGTCGAGCGCTATGATCGGGCAGGCATCGGCAGCAATGTTCGCCGTCTGCATCAGGAGGATTTCTGCCAGGCCCTCGGCCGGCCGCCTGCCGCGAAGTACGAGTTCAACGGCACCGGCACGCGCGGCCCTTCGATCGCAGACATGTTCGCCCTGGTCCGCCAGCATATGACCGCGCGCGACATCACCCGACTACTGGACGCAATGATCTTCAATATTGCGATCGGCAACGTCGATTCGCATGCCAAGAACTACTCGATCCTGCTCGGCCCGGGCGCGCCGCAGCTTGCCCCGCTCTATGACCTGATGTCCGGCCTCGCTTGGACGAACATCACCCAGAATCACGCCCAGGCCATCGGCGGCCAACGCCGCGGCCGCCACATCTACGGCCGCCACTGGTGGCGCATGGCCGAAGCCGCAGGGCTGGCAGCGCGAGGAACGGTGCAGCGGGTAGAACAGGTGACGGCACGGTTGCTGCGAGAGCTACACGCAGCGGTCGAAGAGGTGGCAGCCATGCCAGCAGGTTCGTCGATGCTGAAGGTCTTCGCAAAGGAGATCGAAGAGCGGGCAACCGAAGTAAAGGCGCACGCCGGGCAGGAAGGTGTGCCAGAAGTAAGCGGAGGCGTGGATGAGGCACCTTCGTTGGGAGGCTCAGCATATGATCAATAA
- a CDS encoding TonB-dependent receptor domain-containing protein, producing MGLKRVAAVRAGLRGGSALFLSMAVMGSAMAQEALADDEGSIVVTGSRIPRPDLESNSPVNVIGQDEIKYSATLETEQLLNALPQAVAGAGAQSNAGNGSATVNLRNLGTVRTLVLQNGRRVVGASQDGVVDLNMIPPSLVSRVEVVTGGASAVYGSDAMAGVVNFVTKDDFEGFEVGGSYGLSDKGDAERYNLELTVGGNFADGRGNIVFHGSYYDRAMVKGAARKHAVEYFADAVVDGKPVLVPAGNGVTPQGTIFSPQLVGLTDPYGTTIGTAGIFFADEGWRAYQASDGFNDRPYTNLQMPMQRWQGSVIGHYDVSDGVTAFWEGSYVHSKINSTLGAVPMSSSGFIPGFQLDIRNPYLDPTLRDFLSVNLDGDADSLVPVNINRRLLDGGSRTSDQTRDFYRFVVGLKGNLTDRLKWEVFYNQGQTKVTDVQGGGVLIENFANGFLTDPNDPYKCAVADPNCVVLNPFGLNSLTPEMMSYIYTDLTNITTIRQKQVGASLTGSLFSLPAGDLGISIGAEYRKESSSFDPDQLYVQGKALSRSAGLSPTAGSFDVSEVYGELYVPILGDMPGVELLAFEGGLRFSDYSTAGAVWSYKMGGEYSPFRGLKFRGLYQRAVRAPNVVELYSGATNTAPQAVDFCNAGPDRTQQERDFCVNSLGIPASVIDVFQQENQQIRAITGGNPNLREETSDTWSVGAVIRPEFVPNLQLTVDYYKIKIDDAIGSFGGGLQSVITACNADMSLNNIFCQPLQNRTPDGQLYDVPLLNANIAKLEASGIDYRLDYRHSLGSSGSLSYYIAGTYLIDAISQGSPIVNPVNCAGYIGGGSCSTASPKWRFTQRLTWEMEKLQLSLRHRFIGSAKDGRIAGAKASGAATPLLAVPETGDVHYFDLGANLDVRENFSFFANVDNLFDRKPPFYLYERETYDAIGRRFTIGFRANF from the coding sequence ATGGGTTTGAAGAGGGTAGCAGCTGTTCGGGCGGGATTGAGGGGCGGTTCGGCGCTTTTCCTGTCAATGGCAGTCATGGGGTCGGCAATGGCGCAGGAGGCGCTCGCCGACGACGAGGGGTCGATTGTCGTCACCGGTTCGCGCATCCCGCGGCCTGACCTTGAATCCAACAGCCCTGTCAATGTGATCGGTCAGGACGAAATCAAATATTCCGCAACCCTCGAGACCGAGCAGCTGCTCAACGCGCTGCCCCAGGCGGTGGCGGGGGCCGGCGCACAATCGAACGCGGGTAACGGTTCGGCAACGGTTAATCTTCGAAACCTCGGCACGGTTCGCACGCTGGTGTTGCAGAACGGGCGCCGGGTTGTCGGGGCGTCGCAGGATGGCGTCGTCGACCTCAACATGATTCCACCCTCGCTCGTATCGCGCGTCGAGGTCGTGACCGGCGGCGCGTCGGCCGTATATGGTTCGGACGCCATGGCGGGCGTTGTCAACTTCGTGACCAAGGATGATTTCGAAGGTTTCGAGGTCGGCGGCTCCTATGGCCTCAGCGACAAGGGTGACGCAGAGCGGTACAATCTCGAGTTGACGGTCGGTGGCAATTTCGCTGACGGGCGCGGCAACATCGTGTTTCATGGCAGCTATTACGATCGCGCGATGGTCAAGGGCGCGGCGCGCAAGCACGCGGTCGAGTATTTTGCCGATGCCGTCGTCGATGGGAAGCCGGTTCTGGTGCCGGCGGGCAACGGCGTCACGCCGCAAGGTACGATTTTCAGCCCTCAGCTCGTTGGCCTGACCGATCCATATGGCACTACGATAGGGACCGCCGGCATCTTCTTTGCCGATGAGGGGTGGCGCGCCTACCAGGCCAGTGACGGTTTCAACGATCGTCCCTACACAAACCTCCAGATGCCGATGCAGCGCTGGCAGGGGTCGGTGATCGGTCATTATGACGTGAGCGACGGCGTTACCGCCTTCTGGGAAGGGTCGTACGTCCACAGCAAAATCAACTCGACGCTCGGCGCCGTGCCTATGAGCAGCTCAGGATTTATCCCGGGCTTCCAGCTCGATATTCGCAATCCCTACCTCGATCCGACGCTGCGCGACTTCTTGAGCGTGAACCTGGATGGGGACGCCGACAGCCTCGTGCCGGTCAATATCAACCGGCGCCTGCTCGACGGCGGTTCGCGTACCAGCGACCAGACGCGTGACTTCTATCGCTTTGTCGTCGGCCTGAAAGGTAATCTGACCGATCGGCTGAAGTGGGAAGTCTTCTATAACCAGGGCCAGACCAAAGTTACCGATGTCCAGGGCGGCGGCGTCCTGATCGAAAATTTTGCCAACGGCTTCCTGACCGATCCCAACGACCCTTACAAGTGCGCGGTCGCCGATCCGAATTGCGTGGTTCTCAATCCTTTCGGGCTTAATTCGCTTACCCCCGAGATGATGAGCTATATCTATACGGATCTCACCAACATCACCACGATCCGGCAGAAACAGGTCGGTGCCAGCCTGACGGGTTCGCTCTTCTCGCTTCCCGCAGGGGATCTCGGTATCTCGATCGGTGCCGAGTATCGCAAGGAAAGCTCGTCCTTCGACCCCGACCAGCTCTATGTCCAGGGCAAGGCCCTGTCGCGCTCGGCCGGCCTCAGCCCGACGGCGGGCTCTTTCGATGTCTCTGAAGTCTATGGCGAGCTTTACGTGCCGATCCTTGGAGACATGCCGGGGGTGGAACTGCTGGCCTTCGAGGGGGGACTGCGCTTTTCGGATTATTCGACAGCGGGTGCGGTCTGGTCCTATAAGATGGGCGGCGAATATTCGCCTTTCCGCGGTCTCAAGTTCCGCGGCCTCTATCAGCGTGCGGTGCGCGCGCCGAACGTGGTCGAGCTCTATTCCGGAGCCACCAACACTGCGCCCCAGGCCGTCGACTTCTGTAACGCGGGGCCCGACCGCACGCAGCAGGAGCGCGATTTCTGCGTGAATTCGCTCGGCATCCCTGCATCGGTAATCGACGTGTTCCAGCAGGAAAACCAGCAGATCCGAGCCATCACCGGTGGTAACCCGAACCTGAGGGAGGAAACCTCGGATACCTGGTCGGTCGGAGCGGTTATCCGCCCGGAGTTCGTTCCCAACCTGCAGCTCACGGTTGATTACTACAAGATCAAGATCGACGACGCGATCGGATCGTTCGGTGGAGGTTTGCAGTCGGTCATCACGGCGTGTAACGCCGACATGTCGCTGAACAACATCTTCTGCCAGCCGCTGCAGAACCGGACGCCGGACGGCCAGCTCTATGATGTGCCGCTACTCAATGCCAATATCGCGAAGCTGGAGGCTTCGGGCATCGACTACCGGCTCGATTATCGGCACAGCCTCGGATCATCCGGCAGCCTGAGCTACTATATCGCGGGTACCTATTTGATCGATGCGATCTCGCAGGGCAGTCCGATCGTGAACCCGGTGAACTGTGCCGGCTATATCGGCGGCGGAAGCTGCAGCACCGCCAGCCCCAAATGGCGTTTCACCCAGCGTCTGACGTGGGAAATGGAAAAGCTCCAGCTTTCGCTCCGTCATCGCTTCATCGGCTCCGCGAAGGACGGTCGTATCGCGGGTGCAAAAGCTTCGGGCGCGGCGACTCCCTTGCTCGCCGTGCCCGAGACCGGGGACGTGCATTACTTCGACCTCGGTGCGAACCTCGACGTGCGCGAGAACTTCAGCTTCTTCGCAAATGTCGACAATCTGTTCGATCGCAAACCGCCCTTCTACCTCTATGAACGTGAAACCTACGACGCCATCGGCCGCCGTTTCACGATCGGTTTTCGGGCAAACTTCTGA
- a CDS encoding DUF3830 family protein, whose translation MRYIRLIEPQSGLSARCRLLDDVAPVSTAFLWDLAERRAGFEAMHAIWTGPEISVPMPASTLPAAMAQPTIPAENATSYPDAGDIVLAYLSAGSTKGLPPGPFYDIGVFYGGGGRLLMPFGWIQANVCARIVDEDLAKAQADCRTIRRNGACTLSLETA comes from the coding sequence ATGCGTTACATCAGACTGATCGAGCCGCAATCGGGGCTCTCTGCGCGTTGCCGGCTGCTCGACGACGTGGCGCCCGTATCGACGGCTTTCCTGTGGGATCTCGCCGAACGCCGGGCAGGGTTCGAGGCGATGCATGCGATCTGGACCGGTCCGGAAATATCCGTCCCGATGCCGGCCAGTACGCTACCGGCCGCGATGGCTCAGCCAACGATCCCGGCCGAGAACGCCACGTCCTATCCCGACGCAGGCGACATAGTGCTCGCTTATCTGTCGGCGGGCAGCACGAAGGGGCTTCCGCCGGGCCCCTTCTATGACATCGGCGTCTTCTACGGCGGGGGCGGGCGGCTGCTGATGCCGTTCGGCTGGATCCAGGCCAATGTCTGCGCGCGGATTGTCGACGAGGATCTTGCCAAAGCGCAGGCCGATTGCCGCACGATCCGCCGCAATGGAGCCTGTACCCTGTCGCTCGAGACGGCTTGA